The window TTCCGCGTGGGGACCAACGCCGCGCTGGAGTCGGCGCGGACCCGGACCCGCAGGCTCCGCCTGCTGGACGCGAGGCCGGAGCGCGCGCCGATGGGGGACGCCCCGCCCACCCCGGACGAGGCGCTGGACCGGGAGGAGCGGCGGCGGCGGGTGCAGACCGCCCTGGCGACGCTGCCGGAGCGGGACCGGCGGATCCTGCTGATGCGGGAAGAGGGCTTCAGCCACCGCGAGATCGCGGAGGCGGTGGGGACCACCACTGGATCCGTGGGGACGATGATCGCGCGGGCGCTGGACCGGCTGGCCG of the Longimicrobiaceae bacterium genome contains:
- a CDS encoding sigma-70 family RNA polymerase sigma factor; this encodes MDVARLFAEHHAALFRYLARLTGDADAAADAAQEAFVRMVERPPRPGEVRAWLFRVGTNAALESARTRTRRLRLLDARPERAPMGDAPPTPDEALDREERRRRVQTALATLPERDRRILLMREEGFSHREIAEAVGTTTGSVGTMIARALDRLAAVLPLDEDDEDADIAG